The Georgenia faecalis genome includes a window with the following:
- the orn gene encoding oligoribonuclease — protein sequence MTARPPKDPIVWIDCEMTGLDLASDALVEVAVVITDSELNPVDGGLDLVIAPPPGAVERMGDVVREMHTTSGLINELADGLPMATAQEQVLEYVRRWVPDERRAPLAGNSVGTDRAFLERDMPALVSHLHYRIIDVSSIKELARRWYPRAYFHSPAKNGGHRALADILESIDELRYYRAALFPQGDGPDSPTVKAAADAVAAQPTAAAVARLTAPAGTGEAKATAAADPTAS from the coding sequence GTGACCGCACGCCCCCCGAAGGACCCCATCGTCTGGATCGACTGCGAGATGACCGGGCTCGACCTGGCCTCCGACGCCCTCGTCGAGGTCGCCGTCGTCATCACCGACTCCGAGCTCAACCCCGTGGACGGCGGCCTCGACCTCGTCATCGCCCCGCCCCCGGGCGCGGTGGAACGGATGGGCGACGTCGTCCGCGAGATGCACACGACGTCCGGACTCATCAACGAGCTCGCCGACGGCCTGCCCATGGCGACCGCCCAGGAGCAGGTGCTCGAGTACGTGCGCCGCTGGGTGCCGGACGAGCGCCGCGCGCCCCTCGCCGGCAACTCCGTCGGCACCGACCGCGCGTTCCTCGAGCGGGACATGCCCGCCCTGGTCAGCCACCTCCACTACCGGATCATCGACGTCTCCTCGATCAAGGAGCTCGCCCGCCGGTGGTACCCCCGCGCCTACTTCCACTCCCCCGCGAAGAACGGCGGGCACCGGGCGCTGGCGGACATCCTCGAGAGCATCGACGAGCTCCGCTACTACCGCGCCGCGCTGTTCCCCCAGGGCGACGGCCCCGACTCCCCGACCGTCAAGGCGGCCGCCGACGCCGTCGCGGCACAGCCGACCGCGGCCGCCGTCGCGCGCCTCACGGCACCGGCCGGCACCGGTGAGGCGAAGGCCACTGCGGCGGCGGACCCGACCGCGTCCTGA
- a CDS encoding serine hydrolase domain-containing protein, giving the protein MTPLDPGDEHLASRTGELLGSRHPVFAVATVSGSAVSVASRGAGVDADFEIASISKGLTGLLYADACDRHEISPESTLGDLLPLGDVPAAGVTLGSLSTHRSGLPSVPRSAQPLRRTIALWRHGSNPYGESREELLAHARGVRLGSPRTRYSNVGFALLGHAIAGAAGMAFVDVVRSRLTRPLGLEHLYLPATVDELRPAAVTGRSRRGAAREPWTGEAWAPAGGVRASILDMARLTAALLDTSTPGVAALDPVAPLGSRTQIGAGWVVTEVDGRTITWHNGGSGGFRSWLGVDRAAGTGVVILSATAASVDRPGFALLAEITRAKVP; this is encoded by the coding sequence ATGACCCCCCTGGATCCCGGGGACGAGCACCTCGCCTCGCGCACCGGCGAGCTCTTGGGATCCCGGCACCCGGTCTTCGCCGTCGCGACCGTGAGCGGGTCCGCCGTGAGCGTCGCCAGCCGCGGCGCCGGTGTTGACGCGGACTTCGAGATCGCCTCGATCTCCAAGGGACTCACCGGCCTGCTGTACGCGGACGCGTGCGATCGCCACGAGATCTCACCGGAGTCCACTCTCGGCGACCTGTTGCCGCTGGGCGACGTCCCCGCAGCCGGAGTGACCCTGGGCTCGCTCAGCACCCATCGGTCCGGCCTGCCCAGCGTGCCGCGGTCGGCACAGCCCCTGCGCCGGACGATCGCCCTGTGGCGGCACGGGTCCAACCCGTACGGGGAGAGCCGGGAGGAGCTGTTGGCTCATGCCCGCGGCGTCCGGCTCGGCTCACCCCGCACCCGTTACTCCAACGTCGGCTTCGCGCTGCTCGGTCACGCCATCGCCGGCGCAGCCGGAATGGCCTTCGTCGACGTCGTCCGATCTCGACTGACCAGGCCGCTCGGGCTGGAGCACCTCTACCTGCCGGCGACGGTCGATGAGCTGCGGCCGGCCGCCGTCACCGGACGAAGCCGGCGGGGTGCGGCGCGCGAGCCGTGGACGGGAGAGGCATGGGCGCCGGCAGGGGGCGTGCGGGCGTCCATCCTGGACATGGCCCGGCTGACGGCGGCGCTGCTCGACACCTCCACGCCAGGGGTTGCCGCCCTCGACCCGGTCGCTCCGCTCGGCAGCAGGACGCAGATCGGAGCGGGTTGGGTCGTGACGGAGGTCGACGGCCGCACGATCACCTGGCACAACGGCGGATCTGGCGGCTTTCGCTCCTGGCTCGGCGTCGACCGTGCCGCGGGAACCGGGGTGGTCATCCTCTCGGCCACGGCCGCATCGGTCGACCGGCCTGGGTTCGCTCTCCTGGCCGAGATCACGCGAGCGAAGGTGCCATGA
- a CDS encoding sulfurtransferase TusA family protein → MPITLETNGQVCPFPLVEAKQAIAGLDDGDHLTINFDCTQATDAIPRWAAQNGYPVTHFDRLGDASWTITVQKA, encoded by the coding sequence ATGCCCATCACCCTGGAGACCAACGGCCAGGTCTGCCCGTTCCCGCTCGTCGAGGCCAAGCAGGCCATCGCCGGACTGGACGACGGCGACCACCTCACCATCAACTTCGACTGCACCCAGGCGACCGACGCGATCCCGCGGTGGGCGGCCCAGAACGGCTACCCCGTGACGCACTTCGACCGGCTGGGCGACGCCAGCTGGACCATCACGGTGCAGAAGGCGTGA
- a CDS encoding YeeE/YedE family protein, producing MVLTGLVVGAALGFALQRGRFCVTGAFRDVWIGRQTRWMTAFLIVIAVQSVGLFALQSLGVIELATGELALAATVVGGFIFGFAIVLAGGCATGTFYRSGEGLIGSWFALLFYAGFSAMMKYGVFAELTAAARAQTVPVTTIHDSLGISPWWLVGALVVGVGALAARHLAAEPRLRIATLPPRRTGLAHLLLEKPWHAFATAVLIGLIAIVAWPLSAASGRNAGLGVTTPSANLVSFLVTGDVALVDWGVFLVLGILVGAFIAAKASGEFRLRVPDATTVVRSVSGGALMGVGASLAGGCTIGNAMVNTAQFSYQGWLSFAFMVLGTGVATHLFILRHRSSAAAGSTPAPVLAGV from the coding sequence ATGGTCCTCACCGGACTCGTCGTGGGCGCCGCCCTCGGCTTCGCCCTCCAGCGCGGACGCTTCTGCGTCACCGGCGCTTTCCGTGACGTCTGGATCGGACGTCAGACCCGCTGGATGACCGCCTTCCTCATCGTCATCGCCGTCCAGAGCGTGGGCCTGTTCGCCCTGCAGTCCCTGGGCGTCATCGAGCTCGCCACCGGCGAGCTGGCCCTCGCCGCGACCGTCGTCGGCGGTTTCATCTTCGGCTTCGCCATCGTCCTGGCCGGCGGCTGCGCCACCGGCACCTTCTACCGCTCGGGCGAGGGCCTCATCGGCAGCTGGTTCGCCCTGCTGTTCTACGCGGGCTTCTCCGCGATGATGAAGTACGGGGTCTTCGCCGAGCTCACCGCCGCCGCCCGCGCGCAGACCGTCCCCGTCACGACGATCCACGACAGCCTCGGCATCTCCCCGTGGTGGCTCGTCGGCGCGCTCGTGGTCGGCGTCGGCGCCCTCGCGGCCCGGCACCTGGCCGCCGAGCCCAGGCTGCGGATCGCCACCCTCCCGCCGCGTCGCACCGGCCTGGCGCACCTGCTCCTGGAGAAGCCGTGGCACGCGTTCGCCACCGCGGTGCTCATCGGCCTCATCGCCATCGTGGCCTGGCCGCTCAGCGCGGCCAGCGGGCGGAACGCCGGCCTGGGGGTCACCACCCCGTCGGCGAACCTCGTGAGCTTCCTCGTCACCGGCGACGTCGCGCTCGTCGACTGGGGCGTCTTCCTCGTCCTCGGCATCCTCGTCGGCGCCTTCATCGCCGCCAAGGCGAGCGGTGAGTTCCGGCTCCGCGTGCCGGACGCGACCACCGTGGTGCGGTCGGTCAGCGGCGGTGCCCTCATGGGGGTCGGGGCCTCGCTCGCGGGTGGCTGCACCATCGGCAACGCCATGGTCAACACCGCCCAGTTCTCCTACCAGGGGTGGCTGTCCTTCGCCTTCATGGTCCTCGGCACCGGCGTGGCCACCCACCTGTTCATCCTCCGGCACCGCTCCAGCGCGGCCGCCGGGTCCACCCCCGCACCCGTCCTCGCGGGCGTCTGA
- a CDS encoding ATP-grasp domain-containing protein yields the protein MPKPRVTLATCTETGRLDDDEQGLPDALAERGIDPSVAAWDDDSMDWDDAGIVIVRSVHNYATRRADFLNWAGSMRKLLNNADVLTWNTDKHYLLELAQRGMPTIGTVWLEPERGLTKHQVHTRFPSQGDFVVKPAVSAGARDTGRYTAVDASSRMKAIQHAYALLSEGRSVMVQRYLDSVDVRGETALIYMNGILSHAVEKEAMLHGPRESGENAPREVAHARQPTPEELRLGEVVRAAVHSYMKDRMGRDAQLLFNRVDVVEGDGGLPTVMEVSLVDASLYLGTAPGALDNFADAIAARVFW from the coding sequence GTGCCGAAACCACGCGTGACGCTTGCCACCTGCACCGAGACCGGCCGCCTCGACGACGACGAGCAGGGGCTGCCCGACGCTCTCGCCGAACGTGGCATCGACCCGAGCGTCGCGGCGTGGGACGACGACTCGATGGACTGGGACGACGCGGGCATCGTCATCGTGCGGTCCGTGCACAACTACGCCACGCGCCGTGCCGACTTCCTCAACTGGGCGGGGTCGATGCGCAAGCTCCTCAACAACGCCGACGTGCTCACCTGGAACACGGACAAGCACTACCTCCTCGAGCTGGCCCAGCGCGGGATGCCGACGATCGGGACCGTGTGGTTGGAGCCGGAGCGCGGGTTGACCAAGCACCAGGTGCACACCCGGTTCCCCTCCCAGGGCGACTTCGTCGTCAAGCCGGCGGTCTCCGCCGGAGCGCGGGACACCGGCCGCTACACGGCCGTCGACGCCTCCTCGCGGATGAAGGCGATCCAGCACGCGTACGCGCTCCTCAGCGAGGGCCGGTCGGTGATGGTCCAGCGCTACCTCGACTCCGTCGACGTGCGGGGCGAGACGGCGCTCATCTACATGAACGGCATCCTCTCCCACGCCGTGGAGAAGGAGGCGATGCTCCACGGCCCGCGCGAGAGCGGTGAGAACGCCCCGCGGGAGGTGGCGCACGCGCGCCAGCCCACGCCGGAGGAGCTTCGCCTCGGTGAGGTGGTCCGCGCGGCGGTGCACAGCTACATGAAGGACCGCATGGGGCGGGACGCGCAGCTGCTCTTCAACCGCGTCGACGTCGTCGAGGGCGACGGGGGGCTGCCGACGGTCATGGAGGTCTCGCTCGTCGACGCCTCCCTCTACCTCGGCACGGCGCCGGGCGCCCTGGACAACTTCGCCGACGCGATCGCCGCACGGGTGTTCTGGTGA
- a CDS encoding glycine betaine ABC transporter substrate-binding protein, whose product MRAGMVTVAAVVLVLLAGCAAQDAGAGETTRPPSTGAAGPADGCQPVAGDAIVVLEDDLQVWPAQNVVPAIYPFAVEAPLVAALDAASASLDTQTLAALNRSVDVDGLAPGDVGAAYVADARIPVTDTGGSGPVVVGAGGTSESAVLAHIYAGVLAQAGYEPEVRVVGEREIAVPALTTGEITVVPEYTGALQAYLQSVPDPDAPGSSPAATEPTGEPVASTPEALSGLGERVGLAFGTPSPARRDLAIAVTTTFAEEHGVSTLSDLAEACRGGVILGGPPTLADRAVELPELEEAYGLTVSRYTSLDDGGPLTKSALKSGQVALGLVYTTDAALAPTG is encoded by the coding sequence ATGCGCGCAGGAATGGTGACGGTCGCGGCCGTGGTCCTCGTCCTCCTGGCGGGCTGCGCCGCCCAGGACGCGGGGGCCGGCGAGACCACCCGCCCGCCCAGCACCGGCGCGGCCGGCCCGGCGGACGGCTGCCAGCCGGTTGCCGGTGACGCCATCGTCGTCCTCGAGGACGACCTCCAGGTCTGGCCCGCGCAGAACGTCGTCCCCGCCATCTACCCCTTCGCCGTCGAGGCGCCACTCGTGGCCGCGCTCGACGCCGCCTCCGCCTCGCTCGACACCCAGACGCTGGCCGCACTCAACCGGTCGGTCGACGTCGACGGGCTGGCTCCAGGGGACGTCGGCGCGGCGTACGTCGCCGACGCCCGGATCCCGGTGACGGACACGGGTGGCTCCGGTCCCGTCGTCGTCGGTGCCGGCGGCACGTCGGAGTCCGCGGTCCTCGCTCACATCTACGCCGGTGTCCTCGCCCAGGCGGGGTACGAGCCCGAGGTGCGGGTGGTCGGCGAGCGCGAGATCGCCGTCCCGGCGCTCACCACCGGGGAGATCACCGTCGTGCCCGAGTACACCGGCGCACTGCAGGCGTACCTGCAGTCGGTCCCCGACCCCGACGCCCCCGGGAGCAGCCCCGCCGCGACCGAACCGACCGGGGAGCCCGTGGCGAGCACGCCCGAGGCGCTGAGCGGCCTGGGCGAGCGCGTGGGCCTGGCGTTCGGCACCCCCTCCCCCGCCCGGCGTGACCTCGCCATCGCCGTGACGACGACGTTCGCCGAGGAGCACGGCGTCTCCACCCTCAGCGACCTCGCCGAGGCATGCCGCGGGGGCGTCATCCTCGGCGGGCCGCCGACCCTGGCCGACCGCGCGGTCGAGCTGCCCGAGCTCGAGGAGGCCTACGGCCTCACGGTCTCGCGGTACACCTCCCTCGACGACGGCGGTCCGCTGACGAAGTCCGCCCTCAAGTCCGGGCAGGTGGCGCTGGGCCTCGTCTACACCACCGACGCCGCCCTCGCCCCGACCGGCTGA
- a CDS encoding DUF998 domain-containing protein, with product MAPARTGGQVPSTKASPRGADDGHRLALVLGASAWLVQPLYVVAELVAAARSSAPYSLLDQTISDLGATTCTSIDYPYGAVEVCSPLHALVNGSFIVFGLLLAVGAVLLRRFLPRPRLAAASTVAWVVAGLSSVATGFVPVDRDLDLHSVAALPSLFAMPIALLLLAGCLRRMAPGLGTATAVVGLASLAGSVVFLVTATSPELGGVWERLGFWPSYLWLPVVALVLLRRARASRG from the coding sequence AGGCCTCTCCACGGGGGGCCGACGACGGCCACCGGCTGGCGCTCGTCCTCGGGGCGTCGGCCTGGCTCGTACAGCCGCTTTACGTGGTGGCTGAGCTGGTCGCCGCGGCGCGCTCGAGCGCCCCTTACAGCCTGCTCGACCAGACCATCAGCGACCTCGGCGCGACGACCTGCACGAGCATCGACTACCCCTACGGCGCCGTGGAGGTCTGCTCGCCGCTGCACGCCCTGGTCAACGGGAGCTTCATCGTCTTCGGCCTCCTGCTCGCCGTCGGAGCCGTGCTGCTGCGGCGGTTCCTCCCGCGACCGCGGCTGGCCGCCGCCTCGACGGTGGCCTGGGTGGTCGCCGGCCTCAGCAGCGTGGCCACGGGCTTCGTGCCGGTGGACCGCGACCTCGACCTGCACTCCGTGGCGGCGCTCCCCTCGCTCTTCGCCATGCCGATCGCCCTGCTGCTCCTCGCGGGGTGCCTGCGTCGGATGGCCCCGGGGCTGGGGACCGCGACCGCCGTCGTGGGCCTCGCGTCTCTCGCCGGATCGGTCGTCTTCCTCGTCACCGCGACGAGCCCCGAGCTGGGGGGCGTGTGGGAGCGGCTGGGGTTCTGGCCCAGCTACCTGTGGCTGCCGGTCGTCGCCCTCGTGCTCCTGCGCCGGGCACGGGCGTCACGCGGCTGA